The Candidatus Eremiobacterota bacterium nucleotide sequence CGCGCCACCTGGAGCCCGAAAACAAAGAACACCGCGTTCATCAGAGTCAGGGAAAGGTCAAGGTATTTCTTCTGCCTGTAGGCCATCAGGGCGGCAGCCCCGTGGAGGGCGCCCATGATCACCATCGATATGGGGGTAAGCCTTATAAGAGGGTTTGCCAGGTCCGAGCCTGTGAAAATATAGCGCCAGAGACTCCGGTACTCCTTGATGGTGAATCCTTCGACAGGCTCATAAGTGCCCGTCCCGCTGAGACTCTGGAAGAGGTCAAAATGGTAACGTATGCCCTCTGGATTTATCAGTGTCACGGCATAGGACGCAAGCACCGAGAGAGCGAGCCCTCTCAGCCGGCCGGCATCGCCTTTTTTCCTTGCGAAGAAGTCAAGGGCCTCGCCGGCAAGCGCCAGGGTGATGAAGAGGAGGCCGACGATAAACCCTCCATGGACATTAGTCCACAAAAGAATAACGAGGGGAAACAGCCAGAAGAGAGACCGCCCGGTAAGCCTTCCGGCAAAATAGAGAAAGGCTGTCGCGACGAAAAGAAGGTTGCTGAAGCGCTCGGGCCTTATATAGGTGCCGTTGAGCTTATAGGCAGCGGCGATGAGCACGAAGGCCATGATGCAGGCAAGATCGAGGCGTCGGCCGGACAGTCTCACGATTGCGAGGAGCAGCAGAAACATTGCAAGATATACCAGCCATTTTGCCGCCATAAGCCCCATGATGCCCCAGAAAACATAAATAAAATAGAACAGGGAGCTCCCGAGCCAGGAGCCGCACACCCAGGGGCGAGGGGCAGGTGTCCAGGAATAGGCGGAGTGATCTATCTGGAAGGTGCCCTGGGTAACAAAATGCTGGCCGTAGCGGAGATGCCACCACATGTCGTAATCGCCCTGGAGAGTGGGGTACCACGGGACCACGGCCAGCACAAGAATGACGGCACAGAACCAAAGGACAGCGGGGCTCTCTATAAAAGCCCATCGTGAGGCGCGCTGCTGTTTTTTTCCTTTGGGCTTTTTCGCCAAGCACACACTTCCTTTACCAGATGATTCGCGCCGCCATCATTCCCCTGTTCCGGCCGTTATCCCTGCACCGGTTCCTCGGGACCGGGGACCGCTCTACTTCTGACGGGCCTTCTGGAGGCTCTTCTGGAGAGATTTAAGAAGATTGTCTGTCAGGTCGCTCACGCACTGCTCAATGAGCTTCTTCTTGAGAGTATTGAAAGGGCCGGAGCCTTCCATGGACCTGCTGCGCTCGCTGTTTGACTGGATCATGGGCTGATCGACGACAACATCATCGGCATTCCTGTCATAAACTCCAACGCGGGCATTTCCCTGCACGCTCAGGATATACTGGATTACCACGCCGCTCTGGACAGTTCTGAGGTTCTGTTCGAATTTGTATGTCCCCCATAAGACCAGTGGTGCGTTATAGGCGTCTGCAAGCGCTTTTGCCTCGTCCCTGCTAAGGTCTCCATCCATCGGGATACCCTTGACTCTGCTGTCATCAGCTTTTACCAAAACCACGTCCAGGTCTGATGCCTCTGACTCGGCGTGCTTTTCAATAAGGGCCCTTATATCGCTCTCGGTGAGGGGATCATAATCTCCCGAGAGCACGAGAGGCACCGTCAGTAAGACTATTTTAGAGGGCTTCTGCGGATCAATTCCGCTCTGTGCCGGATCATCACCGGCCCAGGAGCAGATTCCAGCCCCAAAGAGCATTATGGCTGTCACAAGAAAAGGCACGGCAAAAAAAAGCTTATGGCTCACCCTCTTCGTAGATTTCATTTCAAGGCTCCTCTCATATGGGATAACAGGCATATTCACTATTCTTTGCCGGTCCCAAAAGCCCTTCAAAGAAAGGAGACCGGGTATCTGATGGCATATTAAGGAGCTATGGCACATCATAAGACTTCAGGAAAAGTGCTCCTCTGCTCCATGCCCTTTTCAGCCTCCTCACATGGCTTAGGCGCCCGCTATGAGCACCAGGGCCTCTGCAGCCTCTCGGCCCATCTCCGCCACCGGAGTTTTTCCGCAGAGATAATTGACTGCAATTTTACCGGGTGCAGCGCCGGTGAAGCCATTGAGGCAATAGCACAGGGTAATCCTCTTATTGCAGGCTTTTCAGTATTCTCCACCAATTACAGGGAGACGGTGAAAGGGGCGGCAATCTTGAGAGAAAAAGGCTTCGGCGGCCACATCACCTTGGGAGGCCATTTCCCCACCTTCAGTTATGAGCAGGTCCTGCGGGATAACCCTGCAATAGACTCGGTAATCACCGGAGAAGGCGAGAAACCGCTTGTTGAGCTTGCAGAAGCCCTCCGGGAAGGCAGGGTCTGGGGTGCCATAAGGGGTATCGCATCAAGGCGGGGAGATTCAGTGGCATGGAACGGGCCTGCCCCCCTGGAAGACCCCCTCGATTTTCCCTTTCCCCTCGACCGCTCGGCCTATCTCCCCCGCCTCAAGGGGCAGAACTTCGCCACGGTCATTTCAAGCAGGGGCTGCACAGGCCTGTGTACCTTCTGCAGCGTGAAAAGCTTTTATTCCCTCTGCAGAGGAAAGAAATGGAGGAGCCGCTCGGCCCTTGATGTCGTCGGGGAGCTTGAATACCTCAACAGGGAGCATGGGATATCGAGCTTCGCCTTTTTTGATGACAATTTCATCGGCCCAGGCAGGGAAGGGAGAAAAAGAGCATCAGACATAGCATCCCTGATAATCTCGAGAGACCTTGAGCTTGTCTTTTCTCTGGAGTGCAGGCCCGACTCGGTAGATGCCGATCTTTTCAAAGCCCTCAGGGAGGCGGGACTGGTCAAAGTGAGCCTGGGCGTGGAATCATTCGTGCCCAGGCAGCAGGCTCTTTACGGGAAAAAGCATGATGGCGCCGCCACCGCCCGTTCCATTGAAGTGCTCAAGAGCCTGGGAGTGCACCTTGCCATCTATCTCATCCCCTTCGATCCTTTTGTGACCTCCCCGGAGCTTGCAATGAACCTTACCGAGGCTTCCCATGTCGGTGCCGAGCATTTTCCTTCCTTCTCAAGGTTTCTCCAGGTCTTTCCCGGGATTCCCCTTTACAGGAGCCTTGAGTCCCATATACTTCCCTCAGACCGTCTTCTGCTCAGGACACCCTATAATGAATACTGGCTTGGGTATCACTTCAAGGCACCTTTCATCGACGCCATCCTTTCAGCGTTTCTAAGATGCGAGGAGACCGCCTCCTTTATGCTTGGCCGCTATGCAAAAATCCACGATGACAGCGAAACCTTCCTTAAGTACAGGGAGATCAGGAGGTATATGCTGACGAAGTTCCTGGAGGTTGCGAGGAAAGGTGAGGAATCACAGGGCTCCATCACTTCGATGGCCCACGGCCTGGAAATTGAGACTGCAGGCATTCTCGGCCTGTGAGGATATCACTGCGCTGTTCTTCCCAGGGCATGCGGGACGGGGCTGACTGCACCCTGAAGGGTCGTACCCCTTGTCTCCCTGGCAAAAATGAGCGCGAAAAGTCCCAGCACATAGATAAATGCAATAGCGCTCGCCGCCTTGGCGTATGAGCCTGTCATGGCGATCAGGTAACCGGTGAGAAAGGGACCTGCTGCCGAGAGCACACGGCCGGCATTGAAGCAGAAACCGGACCCCGTCGTTCTCATGTAGGTCGGAAAAAGCTCGGGGAAGTAGATGGGAAAGCCGCTGAAAATGCCGTTGTTGAAGAAGCCCAGCAGGGGCAGCATCAGTATGATGAAGGTGATGTTTCTGCTTGCCAGGAAAGTGAAGGGAAGCATGAGGGCGCTTCCCAGCAGCATGATGAAGAAGGCTCCCTTTCTTCCCAGGCGGTCCGCCATGGGGGCAAAGGCAAGGTAGCCGATAAAGGCTCCCACATTGAGGCTCATCACCCCGATGCTCACAAGATCGTTCACTTTGTAATCAGAGAGCGAGAGGGGCGCCAAGGTGTCCCTGATGATGGAGGGAGTCCAGTTCGTCGCTCCCCAGAGGCCGAAGGCCGCCACCATGGCAAGAAGGGTGCCTACAATGGTGTCGCGGCGGATCCATGGCTCGAAAAGCTGCAGGAAGGTAAAACGCTTCAGGTGCGAGAGGCTGCTTCCGGGGGACCCTCTTTCCTGGGCTTCTACCCTTTTCTCCTTCACATCCTCCCAGCACTCGGGCTCTTCCACCCTGAGCCTTATGAAGAGGGCCACCAGGGCCGGCGTCATACCCACGAGAAAGATTATTCTCCAGCTCTGCACGCCGATACTGAAGTTGATGAAGGCAGCGAGAAAATACCCGATAGCCCATGCCGACTGCATGACCGAGGCAGCCCTGGCCCTGTCCTTGTCAGGCCAGGCCTCGGCCACGAGGGTGGCGCCGGCAGCCCACTCACCGCCGATCCCGAGCCCGCAGATAAAACGGTATATTCCAAGCTCCCACCATGTCCGTGAGATGGCTGCAAGGCCCGTAAAAGCGGCATATATGAGGATAGTGATGATCATGACCTTCGCTCTCCCGAAGTAATCGGCCATGATCCCGAAAAAAATTCCCCCCAGGGCCCACCCGATGATGAAGACCGAAAAAATTATACCGCCGTAAATTCCTATCTCGCCCTTGGTGGCCGTGGGACCGAGAAGCTCGGCAAGGGCTGGTGTCTGCACAATGGTATATATTGTGGCATTCATGGAGTCAAAAACCCACCCCAGGAGCGCTACGCTGAGGACAAGCCTCTGGTAGGGAGTGGCATCGTGCCACCATGCCAGGGCCCCGCCTTCATTCTGCAGCCTCTTCATGCCTCACCTCGTAAGCTTTCCTGCCTTTGAATCATATCCGCCCGAATCCAGGTCAGCTTCACCTTACAGTCTTTCCATGTGCCTGGTGACCTGCTCATCATGGACTATTCCATGAAGGGCTCCTATTCCTCCGTGCGGAAAAAATGCTCCCAGCAAAATGAAACATTTCTCCGTCTTTCTCTGAAGAAAAACAGAATGTCTCTTTGGGGACCGCCGCCGGGTCCTGCCTGCAGCAGGAGGGTGAGCCTAATGGAAGAGATGGCCAATCCGGTGGTGGAGGTGAAGAGAATAGGCCGCCGCTATGAGGGCAATCTCCACGGCGAAGCAGGCAAGCCATGCCCTCATGGCAAGAGCCCATTCTGTGTCATAGACTGATTTGATGAAGAACATGACGACTGGTATCCCAAGCAGAAATATAAGGGGTCCTATGAGCCAATGGGCCCAGAACAGAAGCATGTGGAGAAGGGCTCTAAGAGGAAACAAGGCAAGGGAGACTAAGACCGTAGTGACGAGCCCCTTGGTGAAGGACCGGTTGCTTATGCCGGCGAAACGGGCTCCCAGCATGATTATGCAAGTGCTGAAGAGAATACCGACGGCGAAACAGACCACCCAGAGCACCGAAGCCATGATGAAACCCATGAATGCACCCCCCTCGTTTTCGTTATTCAGGGATTCAGAACGGGAAGCATCAGCATTATAATTATAAACAATTTCCGCAGCGATGTAAAGGAAATCCCGGCTTTCCGCCCCGGTGGAGAGATTTTCCCCGATAGCGCGGCATTCATTGTTCTCCTCTCTTCCATGTGTTATAATGGTAAATATACTGACGCACATTATAAAATTTGTATTCCCACTGATAAATTCAGCATTACTATGATGTCGTCCGTTATGTTGCTGAGCATAAAGTCACTGAAAGTCATATCTTCCGCATGGATACAGGGATTAAAAGAGATACCCTCAAACCTCTCAGGATTTCCGGCTGTTACGGCAGCAAGGATGACCTTGAGCTCCAGTATCTCCAGGGTTCTTCCAGGTACCCCTGGGAGGATATTGTCTTTGCCGCGGCAGTAAAGGTCAAAAAAGATGAAGAGGTCCCCTTCCTCGTGCTGCTTGCAAAGGATTCCGACCTGCTCTTCTATATTGACGGAGGCAAGCTGAACCCCAGAGAGTTCAGGTTCCAGGACGAATCAGCCAAAACAGCGGGCGGTCCTGACCTTTTTGTGCGTACCGCCACCGATATGGATAAGAACTTCAGGGAGCTTGCTGAAAAAATCTGCAAGCGCCTCACCAGCGCTCACCTTGACAGGCCCCTCATAGGAGGTATCAAGGGCGGGACCTATTTTCTGCCTGTATGCGGATCAATCAAGGAGGTCGTCGATTACTGCCTTAATGCCCTCAACACCATGTCTGACAAGGATGCCCTCGGCGCCGATGCCCTCAAGATCTCCGACGAGGCCCTCAAGAAAACCTCCGGCCCCTCGGCGAAGAGGGAAGAGTGGAAAAAAGGTGATGTCATAGAGAACCACTACATCATCACCGAAGTGCTCCGGGGTGGCATGGGCGTCGTGTATATCATATTTGACCCCGCAACAGTGCGCTATTACGCCCTCAAGACATTCCAGGAGAAATTCCTCTGGAATGAAAAGATCATCGGGCAGTTCATCAGGGAGGCTGAAATCTGGGTCAAGCTCGACAGGCATCCCAATCTTGTCAATGCAGAGCTTGTAAAGCAGATTGAGGGCAAGCCCTACATCTTCCTTGAATACATCCAGGGATCCGACCTCGAGCAGCTCATGAGCTCCAGGCGCATTCCCATCAAGGTCTGCATAGAGCTTGCCATACAGTTCTGCTGCGGGATGGACTATGCCTTCAAGAAACTGGGTCTCATCCACCGCGACATCAAGCCGTCAAACTGCCTGATCACCAGGGAAGGCATCCTGAAGATCACTGATTTCGGCCTGGGGAAGATCTTTGACGAGATGCCGGCCGGGGAAGGCGGGAAGGCTGCCGCTTCGGCCGCGCAGCCTGCGCTTACGGATTCTGCCGATCAGGGCAAGACAAAGCTCTCATCCACTGATGCCGTGGCGGGAACGCTCCCCTACATGGCACCGGAGCTCTTCAGCGACATGAAGTTTGCGGGGCAGAAGACAGACATCTATTCTTTCGGCCTTCTCTTTTACGGCATGCTCACCGGCATAAACCCCATGGATGGCGCTACGGCAAAGGAAGTGGTAGCCAACCATATCACCAGGATCCCCCCGAACCCCAGGGAGCTTAATCCCCAGATACCGCAGCCCCTGGCAGACATCGTCCTCAAGTGCATCGAGAAGGATCCCGCCAGTCGCTTTGACAGTTTTTACGATATTGCGGCAGCTCTCAACAGGCTTTACCAGGCAGCTCTTGGCGCTCCTTACCAGCTCAAGGTGAAAGATGATGGCTTTTCAGAGACTGACTGGGTGAACAAGGGCATATCCCTCGCTTCACTGGGAAGGCACACCGAAGCAATCCTCACCTTCGACAGGGCCCTGCAGCAGAACAGCCAGTCAATAAATGCCCTTCTGCAGAAGGGGACATCCCTCATGGAGCTCAACAGGCTTTCTGACGCCATTGCGCACTTTGACAGGGTAAGGACCCTCAAGCAGGATACCTGGCAGGCCTGGTTCAAGAAGGGCGAGGCCCAGATGAAGATGGGTGAGTTCAACAAGGCTCTCTCCAATTTCGAGATAGCCCTCAAGCTCACCGATGACCCCACGGAAATTCTTGCCAAGAAGGGAAAGGCCCTCACAAGGCTTGGAAAGTTCAATGAGGCCCTCACCTGCCTGGATGCAGCCCTCGGCAAGAAGCCCAAGGACGAGACCATCTGGAGCGACAGGGGCCTTCTTCTCATGCATATGGGACTTTTTGAAGAGGCTTCCAGGAGCTTTGTCAAGGCCCTCGAGATAAACCCCCGCATGGAGGAGCCCTGGAAGCTCAGAGGAGATACCCTGTACCGCCTCGGCTATTACTCTGAAGCGCTTAATTCCTATCAGAAATACCTCTCCTTTGATGATAAGTCAATCAAGACAAGGGTCCAGCTTGCCAACTGCTACAGGGAGATGGGAAACTACCGCCGGGCCCTGATGTCGTACAACGCCGCCCAGTCAATCGATCAAAAGAACCCCCTCGTATACCAGGAAAAGGCCCTCCTGCTCATGCAGCACAACCGCTGGGACGAGGCGCTTGAATGCCTCATCGAGGGTGATCAGTATGTCAAGGACAGCCGCGAGATGACCCTCCTGAAGGCAAGGGTCCTCCTTGAGCTCGGCTACTTTGAGCTTTCCCTCAAGCTCATCAATGACTCGGACTTCCTCAACAAGGAAGAGCTGGAAGTGAAGCTCCTTATCGAGTCTGCCAACACCTGGATCGCCTCCAAGGAGCAGGTGATCAGCAAGATATACAGCTATAATGATCTCAACCAGGACGAGGTGTTCAAGAACATTGGAAACACCCTTGCCATGTTCATCAGCCCTCACTATGCCATTGACCAGCTCCTGCAGTATATCGAGGAGAAAGGTGATGCCCATCTCTTCGTGATTCTCGCCACTCTCTACTTCCTCTCGGGCAACCTCGATGAGGCGAGGGAGATGGCAGGAAAGGCCCTTGAAGCCGAGCCGGGCCTCCAGGAGGCCATGGACATCCGAAAGAAAATCGAGGAGCACCTCTCAGCGGGAGGCTCGGGAAAGGAGAAAAAGAAGGGGCTCCTTGAGGGCATCCTCTCCAAAGAAAAGAAGGATGAGGGGAGCGCCCTGGACTGGCTGAAAAGAGCCTACCGGCAGATAAAGAAAAATGACCACAACGAGGCACTCTCCGCGCTCGGGCAGACCCTCAAGGCAAATCCCGACCTCCATGTATGCTGGTACCTCATGGCAAAAAGCAAGGAATACCAGAAGGATTTCATGAAAGCCAAGGAATACTCGGACAGGTTCATCCAGTCCTTCAGGTCTTCAGGAGGATATTTCCGCGACAAGGTGAAAGCCTCGACAATCCAGGACACCGATATCGTGCTGCTGGAGAACTACCATGAAAAATTGATTGGCGCCTATCCCTTCGATGT carries:
- a CDS encoding radical SAM protein, whose product is MAHHKTSGKVLLCSMPFSASSHGLGARYEHQGLCSLSAHLRHRSFSAEIIDCNFTGCSAGEAIEAIAQGNPLIAGFSVFSTNYRETVKGAAILREKGFGGHITLGGHFPTFSYEQVLRDNPAIDSVITGEGEKPLVELAEALREGRVWGAIRGIASRRGDSVAWNGPAPLEDPLDFPFPLDRSAYLPRLKGQNFATVISSRGCTGLCTFCSVKSFYSLCRGKKWRSRSALDVVGELEYLNREHGISSFAFFDDNFIGPGREGRKRASDIASLIISRDLELVFSLECRPDSVDADLFKALREAGLVKVSLGVESFVPRQQALYGKKHDGAATARSIEVLKSLGVHLAIYLIPFDPFVTSPELAMNLTEASHVGAEHFPSFSRFLQVFPGIPLYRSLESHILPSDRLLLRTPYNEYWLGYHFKAPFIDAILSAFLRCEETASFMLGRYAKIHDDSETFLKYREIRRYMLTKFLEVARKGEESQGSITSMAHGLEIETAGILGL
- a CDS encoding tetratricopeptide repeat protein, with protein sequence MDTGIKRDTLKPLRISGCYGSKDDLELQYLQGSSRYPWEDIVFAAAVKVKKDEEVPFLVLLAKDSDLLFYIDGGKLNPREFRFQDESAKTAGGPDLFVRTATDMDKNFRELAEKICKRLTSAHLDRPLIGGIKGGTYFLPVCGSIKEVVDYCLNALNTMSDKDALGADALKISDEALKKTSGPSAKREEWKKGDVIENHYIITEVLRGGMGVVYIIFDPATVRYYALKTFQEKFLWNEKIIGQFIREAEIWVKLDRHPNLVNAELVKQIEGKPYIFLEYIQGSDLEQLMSSRRIPIKVCIELAIQFCCGMDYAFKKLGLIHRDIKPSNCLITREGILKITDFGLGKIFDEMPAGEGGKAAASAAQPALTDSADQGKTKLSSTDAVAGTLPYMAPELFSDMKFAGQKTDIYSFGLLFYGMLTGINPMDGATAKEVVANHITRIPPNPRELNPQIPQPLADIVLKCIEKDPASRFDSFYDIAAALNRLYQAALGAPYQLKVKDDGFSETDWVNKGISLASLGRHTEAILTFDRALQQNSQSINALLQKGTSLMELNRLSDAIAHFDRVRTLKQDTWQAWFKKGEAQMKMGEFNKALSNFEIALKLTDDPTEILAKKGKALTRLGKFNEALTCLDAALGKKPKDETIWSDRGLLLMHMGLFEEASRSFVKALEINPRMEEPWKLRGDTLYRLGYYSEALNSYQKYLSFDDKSIKTRVQLANCYREMGNYRRALMSYNAAQSIDQKNPLVYQEKALLLMQHNRWDEALECLIEGDQYVKDSREMTLLKARVLLELGYFELSLKLINDSDFLNKEELEVKLLIESANTWIASKEQVISKIYSYNDLNQDEVFKNIGNTLAMFISPHYAIDQLLQYIEEKGDAHLFVILATLYFLSGNLDEAREMAGKALEAEPGLQEAMDIRKKIEEHLSAGGSGKEKKKGLLEGILSKEKKDEGSALDWLKRAYRQIKKNDHNEALSALGQTLKANPDLHVCWYLMAKSKEYQKDFMKAKEYSDRFIQSFRSSGGYFRDKVKASTIQDTDIVLLENYHEKLIGAYPFDVHTWPPYVKHLALTSQDDKARLLSTHLLEHFDERNFASGDQLKAWCLLGILNLLLGRLKLARRYFMQALKENEGHEMTLLGLAKLLEIQGEMAQARQIYQKIMDKGPSTMLFYQLCNHYLLEGEHEKADEHLRKAMELSGNAIIVLCKEAEINIRAKKFTEFSYAFEKISSVNKHHSHLKMLKIIASMESDKPDEAVAELETIYNFEPNNIPFVKQLGLLTVMRDLPQKARDIGEASLRYFPHDADGYLTRGFAYFRLEDYQKALQDFLRYASFRPNEKRSFMLLGAVNYHLDNVQGAAECFAIAIRLEKRFIPAWINLGVMELKQNRFPQAMEFFEGALRIDSESFQAWFYRAYCRLKTSMFDEALKSAERALYFSPEHRDAWSLKAIIEFRMGSFAAASQSFSKALGIEEKDEVNWYNFAISSLLANNQKDAAKGFERALGIKPDFFEALIGKIFLCHYTGDADGEQKYLAEAQNSHGERLEKWLSESKAAGDPLKTLLPIESIPVNFNLAVSRSPYFFEPVTVFHLVDPEKAFTEQ
- a CDS encoding MFS transporter; translated protein: MKRLQNEGGALAWWHDATPYQRLVLSVALLGWVFDSMNATIYTIVQTPALAELLGPTATKGEIGIYGGIIFSVFIIGWALGGIFFGIMADYFGRAKVMIITILIYAAFTGLAAISRTWWELGIYRFICGLGIGGEWAAGATLVAEAWPDKDRARAASVMQSAWAIGYFLAAFINFSIGVQSWRIIFLVGMTPALVALFIRLRVEEPECWEDVKEKRVEAQERGSPGSSLSHLKRFTFLQLFEPWIRRDTIVGTLLAMVAAFGLWGATNWTPSIIRDTLAPLSLSDYKVNDLVSIGVMSLNVGAFIGYLAFAPMADRLGRKGAFFIMLLGSALMLPFTFLASRNITFIILMLPLLGFFNNGIFSGFPIYFPELFPTYMRTTGSGFCFNAGRVLSAAGPFLTGYLIAMTGSYAKAASAIAFIYVLGLFALIFARETRGTTLQGAVSPVPHALGRTAQ